A genomic window from Chlorobium phaeobacteroides DSM 266 includes:
- the rnhA gene encoding ribonuclease HI, which produces MQKKIIVYTDGACSGNPGKGGWGALLMYGASTREISGYSPATTNNRMELSAAIEALETLKEPCIVHLYSDSSYLVNAINEGWLKRWTANNWKTAAKKSVENIDLWQKILTLIKLHDVTFHKVKGHSDNPYNNRCDELARQAIKNNR; this is translated from the coding sequence ATGCAGAAAAAAATAATCGTATACACTGACGGCGCTTGCAGCGGCAACCCCGGAAAAGGCGGCTGGGGAGCCCTGCTTATGTACGGCGCCTCAACTCGGGAAATCTCGGGTTACTCGCCTGCCACCACCAACAACCGTATGGAGCTCAGTGCAGCAATAGAAGCACTCGAAACACTCAAGGAGCCCTGTATTGTGCACCTCTACAGCGATTCAAGCTACCTTGTCAATGCGATAAACGAAGGATGGCTTAAACGCTGGACAGCCAATAACTGGAAAACCGCAGCAAAAAAAAGTGTTGAAAACATCGATTTGTGGCAAAAAATCCTGACGTTGATTAAATTACATGACGTTACCTTTCATAAAGTTAAGGGCCACAGTGACAACCCCTACAACAACCGTTGTGATGAACTGGCTCGTCAAGCCATAAAAAACAACAGATAA
- the rpmB gene encoding 50S ribosomal protein L28, which translates to MSKVCVLTGKRPKYGNTVSHANNHVRTRFEPNLHTKKIWIEEEKRFVKVKLSAKAMKIIAKTGTAQLAKLLK; encoded by the coding sequence ATGTCCAAAGTTTGTGTACTGACCGGTAAAAGGCCCAAGTACGGTAATACGGTATCACATGCGAACAACCACGTCCGCACCCGTTTTGAACCGAATCTTCATACCAAAAAGATCTGGATAGAAGAGGAAAAGCGGTTTGTCAAGGTTAAGCTTTCAGCAAAAGCCATGAAAATTATCGCTAAAACAGGAACAGCCCAACTTGCCAAACTGCTTAAGTAA
- the chlG gene encoding chlorophyll synthase ChlG produces MNGRNTIYPEMQQSISEKLHSSGISAARQKAIQQALENVNKPGFRIEPSAIIPLMKPVTWFPPMWAFACGVVSTGENIAENWSILLRGVILAGPLMCAMSQTMNDYFDREVDAINEPDRPIPAGKISKSASWLITFGLIISGFLVALSIHPYVVAIAFVGVLMSHAYSGPPIRAKRNGWFGNLIVGLAYEGVAWLTGSFAITQGVPSSETIALAIIFSLGAHGIMTLNDFKSIVGDNIRQVASIPVQLGEKKAAILASIIMDFAQLLAISILIVKGSLITTVIAILLLAAQIPMQKILIANPGEKAIWYNAFGTLLYVLSMMVCAVGIRP; encoded by the coding sequence ATGAACGGTCGCAACACCATCTATCCTGAAATGCAGCAAAGTATCAGCGAAAAGCTTCACTCCTCAGGAATAAGCGCTGCCCGCCAGAAAGCTATTCAGCAGGCACTGGAAAACGTCAACAAGCCTGGTTTCAGAATCGAACCTTCCGCAATTATTCCGCTCATGAAACCGGTGACCTGGTTTCCGCCTATGTGGGCGTTTGCCTGCGGTGTGGTCTCGACAGGTGAAAACATCGCTGAAAATTGGTCAATACTTCTGCGAGGGGTTATTCTGGCCGGACCTCTGATGTGCGCAATGTCACAGACCATGAACGACTACTTTGATCGTGAAGTTGATGCGATCAATGAACCGGATCGTCCGATACCTGCCGGAAAAATCTCTAAATCCGCAAGCTGGCTTATCACCTTCGGGCTTATCATTTCCGGATTTCTTGTCGCCCTCTCCATTCATCCATACGTCGTTGCCATTGCATTTGTCGGTGTACTGATGTCTCATGCCTATTCAGGGCCCCCCATAAGAGCGAAAAGAAACGGATGGTTCGGCAACCTTATTGTTGGTCTTGCCTATGAGGGAGTTGCATGGCTTACCGGCAGCTTTGCCATTACCCAGGGAGTACCCTCTTCCGAAACCATTGCGCTTGCCATTATTTTTTCTCTCGGCGCCCATGGAATCATGACACTCAACGACTTCAAATCGATTGTTGGTGATAATATCCGACAGGTTGCATCGATACCGGTACAACTTGGCGAGAAAAAAGCAGCCATTCTGGCCTCCATTATTATGGATTTCGCACAGCTTCTTGCCATCTCCATTCTGATTGTCAAAGGCTCCCTCATCACAACTGTCATTGCCATACTGCTCCTGGCCGCACAGATACCGATGCAGAAAATCCTGATTGCCAATCCAGGGGAAAAAGCCATATGGTACAATGCATTCGGTACCTTACTCTATGTGCTTTCCATGATGGTTTGCGCTGTGGGTATCAGACCCTGA
- the trpD gene encoding anthranilate phosphoribosyltransferase, with protein MPQKKLLNMLMAGKDLAREEMTLCMNNIMDGAFSDIVLAALLALLQKKGVTADEAAGAYASIMARATLCKLDEDAVDTCGTGGDNTGTFNISTAAAIIACGAGVSIAKHGNRSMTSQCGSADVLEALGFAIDLPPSATEELFRQTGFAFLFAPMYHPSMKAVAHVRRELGIRTIFNMLGPLLNPAGVKRQLVGVFEPELMDLYGTVLLATGCRHSLIVHGETETGAAFDEPSISGPTHILELHEGVMARHIVHPEDFGFIRCPIEDLAGGNREENAIIIRNILDGSATRAKTEAALYAAAMTCYVSGKASCIDEGVCMASDSLESGQASCKFTAILQLNRELSGKHKALIN; from the coding sequence ATGCCTCAAAAGAAGTTACTCAACATGCTGATGGCAGGCAAAGACTTGGCCCGGGAAGAAATGACGCTCTGCATGAACAATATCATGGATGGCGCATTTTCTGATATTGTCCTGGCAGCCCTGCTTGCCCTGCTGCAAAAAAAAGGCGTTACCGCTGATGAAGCAGCCGGAGCCTATGCAAGTATCATGGCACGAGCAACCCTCTGCAAACTTGATGAGGATGCCGTTGACACTTGCGGCACGGGAGGCGATAATACCGGCACATTCAACATCTCCACCGCTGCGGCCATTATTGCCTGCGGAGCCGGTGTCAGCATAGCAAAACATGGCAACCGTTCGATGACCAGCCAATGCGGCAGCGCCGATGTGCTTGAAGCTCTTGGTTTCGCCATTGATCTGCCTCCGTCTGCAACCGAAGAACTCTTCAGACAAACCGGCTTTGCCTTTCTTTTCGCACCGATGTACCACCCTTCGATGAAAGCTGTTGCCCATGTACGAAGGGAGCTGGGCATCAGGACAATCTTTAATATGCTCGGACCTCTGCTCAACCCGGCTGGAGTAAAAAGGCAGCTTGTCGGCGTCTTTGAACCAGAGCTGATGGATCTCTACGGTACGGTTCTGCTGGCAACCGGATGTCGTCACTCTCTGATTGTTCATGGTGAAACTGAAACCGGAGCAGCTTTCGATGAACCAAGCATCTCCGGCCCAACCCATATTCTGGAGCTGCACGAAGGCGTCATGGCGCGACATATCGTCCACCCAGAAGATTTCGGTTTCATCCGCTGCCCGATCGAGGATCTCGCTGGTGGCAATCGTGAAGAAAACGCCATCATTATCCGAAATATTCTCGACGGAAGCGCAACCCGGGCAAAAACCGAAGCTGCGCTCTACGCTGCTGCTATGACCTGTTATGTTTCAGGTAAAGCAAGCTGTATTGATGAGGGGGTATGCATGGCAAGTGATTCACTTGAAAGTGGACAAGCTTCATGCAAATTCACAGCAATCCTGCAGCTCAACAGAGAACTCTCCGGCAAGCATAAAGCACTGATCAACTAA
- a CDS encoding M24 family metallopeptidase codes for MQPDYFRPYRQAAIESILLKISLQALDSCIVTDLSVIRWLTGFSGSSARLLITQARTFLFTDFRYREQALCEVDLAEIIIPPDGFIDALASGNYPMGMVAGLQSDDITWHEASRLIDALSGKVKIVPVGSFFDEFRMIKNGIEIMKMQQAAAISEQVLDKIISMISPAVTELDLAAEITYQHKKLGADKDSFDPIVAGGPRSAMPHARPANLHFVPGEFIVLDIGCVYEGFASDQTRTVALGTVSREAKKVYHIVQTAQALGIRSAAIGMKACELDGLIRRYIDDHGYGEAFGHGLGHGVGLDVHEEPRISPKGRHELQENMVFTIEPGIYLPGKFGVRIEDTVLMTPDGAKPMQRFTKELIEL; via the coding sequence ATGCAACCAGATTATTTTCGTCCTTACAGACAGGCTGCCATCGAGAGCATTCTTTTGAAAATTTCGCTCCAGGCGCTTGATTCGTGCATTGTTACCGATCTTTCCGTCATACGCTGGCTTACCGGATTCAGTGGATCAAGCGCACGGTTGCTGATTACTCAAGCACGGACCTTTCTTTTTACGGACTTTCGTTATCGTGAACAGGCTCTCTGTGAGGTGGATCTTGCCGAAATCATCATTCCGCCTGACGGTTTTATCGATGCGCTTGCTTCGGGGAACTACCCTATGGGGATGGTTGCGGGACTTCAGTCTGACGACATCACCTGGCATGAGGCCAGCAGGCTGATCGATGCTCTCAGTGGCAAGGTGAAAATTGTTCCGGTAGGCTCGTTTTTTGATGAGTTCAGGATGATTAAAAACGGAATTGAGATCATGAAGATGCAGCAGGCAGCGGCCATTAGTGAGCAGGTGCTTGACAAGATCATTTCCATGATCTCACCGGCCGTGACGGAACTTGATCTTGCGGCGGAAATCACCTATCAGCATAAAAAACTTGGTGCTGATAAAGATTCATTTGATCCGATTGTTGCCGGAGGCCCACGTTCGGCTATGCCTCATGCCAGACCGGCAAATCTTCACTTTGTGCCGGGAGAGTTTATCGTTCTTGATATAGGGTGTGTTTATGAGGGGTTTGCGTCCGATCAGACACGAACCGTTGCTCTTGGAACGGTATCCCGCGAAGCAAAAAAGGTCTATCACATTGTTCAGACAGCGCAGGCTCTGGGGATACGCAGCGCAGCCATCGGCATGAAAGCATGTGAATTGGATGGCCTCATTCGTCGCTATATCGATGATCACGGCTATGGGGAGGCATTTGGGCACGGACTTGGCCACGGGGTTGGTCTTGATGTGCATGAAGAGCCTCGCATAAGTCCCAAAGGCAGGCACGAGCTGCAGGAAAATATGGTTTTTACCATAGAACCGGGAATCTATCTTCCTGGTAAATTCGGTGTACGTATTGAGGATACCGTGCTGATGACACCTGACGGAGCAAAACCGATGCAGCGTTTTACCAAGGAGCTGATTGAGTTGTAA
- the cutA gene encoding divalent-cation tolerance protein CutA, protein MSSYCIVITTAPDRKLAEKLAEGILGNRLAACVQMTDIRSFYLWEGALRKEIEVILYIKTTEARYPDLEAWITKVHSYAVPEIVKLPITAGLPGYLNWLDSTTGIESGETGKQDSEKRGTTGFM, encoded by the coding sequence ATGAGCAGTTATTGCATCGTCATCACAACCGCTCCCGACAGGAAGCTTGCTGAAAAGCTTGCGGAAGGCATTCTCGGTAATCGTCTTGCGGCCTGCGTCCAGATGACGGATATCAGAAGTTTTTATCTCTGGGAAGGAGCGCTGCGGAAAGAGATCGAAGTTATCCTGTACATCAAGACCACAGAGGCCCGATATCCTGACCTTGAAGCATGGATCACCAAAGTTCATTCCTATGCTGTACCCGAAATCGTTAAACTTCCCATTACCGCAGGATTGCCCGGTTATCTTAACTGGCTCGACTCGACTACCGGGATAGAATCGGGAGAAACAGGCAAGCAGGATTCAGAAAAAAGGGGGACTACCGGTTTCATGTGA
- a CDS encoding DNA polymerase III subunit: MSWNTIIGHKQQIKVLQKALETGRLAHAYLFTGPEACGKESVAFELARILNCRTADPVSGSCETCKECISLNAFMHPNVEYIFPVESALLDPGDTAKKENKRFTEAKERYDLLLEEKKQNPFFSPAMERSMGILTEQVIALQHKASFMPSQGTRKIFILSQAEKLHPSAANKLLKLLEEPPAHILFILVSSRPEAVLPTIRSRCQVIRFSRVSSRELRLWLHENRPEITDPLLSFIVSFSRGNLRLAWEFINNIGSDTAETATIILRNQAIDYLRKALVPGKLHEAITASEEQVKNLSRTELTLFIGALLLFFQDVNHRRINPSFQGLNNPDIVDSIDRFAKNFPDPDFFRISTIAEEAIRAIERNANPTLVMAAFTAELKGLLQRVT; this comes from the coding sequence ATGAGTTGGAACACCATAATCGGTCACAAACAGCAGATCAAGGTTTTGCAGAAAGCGCTGGAAACCGGTCGTCTCGCTCATGCCTATCTCTTTACAGGACCTGAAGCCTGCGGAAAAGAATCCGTTGCCTTTGAACTTGCCAGAATACTCAACTGCAGAACTGCTGACCCGGTCTCAGGCTCCTGTGAAACCTGCAAAGAGTGCATCTCGCTCAACGCTTTCATGCATCCGAATGTTGAGTATATCTTTCCTGTAGAGTCCGCACTGCTCGATCCTGGAGACACGGCAAAAAAAGAGAACAAACGCTTTACAGAAGCAAAGGAGCGTTACGACCTCCTGCTCGAAGAAAAAAAGCAGAACCCTTTTTTCTCTCCTGCCATGGAAAGATCGATGGGCATTCTCACCGAGCAGGTTATTGCGCTGCAGCACAAGGCCTCGTTTATGCCAAGTCAGGGAACCAGAAAAATCTTTATTCTGTCGCAGGCCGAAAAGCTTCACCCGTCAGCGGCAAACAAGCTGCTGAAGCTTCTTGAAGAACCCCCGGCACACATTCTTTTTATTCTTGTATCTTCGCGACCCGAAGCGGTACTGCCGACTATCCGCTCCCGATGCCAGGTGATCAGGTTCTCAAGAGTAAGCAGTCGGGAACTTCGCTTATGGCTGCATGAAAACCGTCCTGAAATAACCGATCCCCTTTTGAGCTTTATTGTGAGCTTTTCAAGGGGCAACCTCAGGCTTGCCTGGGAATTCATCAACAATATCGGTTCCGATACAGCAGAGACAGCCACCATCATCCTGCGCAACCAGGCAATCGACTACCTTCGCAAAGCGCTTGTGCCGGGAAAACTGCACGAAGCCATTACCGCCTCTGAAGAACAGGTAAAAAACCTCTCTCGAACTGAACTTACCCTCTTTATTGGCGCTCTCCTGCTTTTCTTTCAGGATGTCAACCACCGACGAATCAATCCATCTTTTCAAGGTCTTAACAACCCCGATATCGTCGACTCAATCGACAGATTCGCAAAAAACTTTCCCGATCCGGATTTTTTCCGCATTTCAACCATCGCTGAAGAGGCCATTCGCGCCATCGAACGAAATGCCAACCCCACGCTTGTCATGGCCGCCTTCACCGCCGAACTCAAGGGCTTGCTGCAGCGAGTCACATGA
- a CDS encoding branched-chain amino acid transaminase, which yields MNKSAKIWMNGELIDWNDAKIHIMSHVVHYGSSIFEGIRCYDTEKGSAILFLDEHIKRLRDSSKIYRIEIPYSEKELKEAIISTIKTNEHKSCYVRPLVYRGQGALGVNPYRASIEVAIATWEWGTYLGDDVLENGVDVRVSSWSRLAPNTLPSWAKAGGNYLNSQLIKMEALMDDYAEGLALDINGYVSEGSGENIFVVRDGIIYTPMSAQSILPGFTRFAVMHIAKKLGYEVRESLIPREALYVADEVFLTGTAAEITPVRSIDKYPVGNEKRGPVTEVLQHNYLKIVQTGEDPYNWLTFI from the coding sequence ATGAACAAGTCAGCAAAAATCTGGATGAACGGCGAGCTCATCGACTGGAATGATGCAAAAATCCACATCATGTCCCATGTCGTTCATTACGGGTCATCGATATTTGAAGGAATCCGCTGCTATGACACAGAAAAAGGCTCTGCCATTCTTTTTCTGGATGAACATATCAAACGACTCAGGGATTCGTCAAAAATATACCGTATCGAAATCCCCTATTCTGAAAAAGAGCTGAAAGAAGCAATAATCAGCACGATTAAAACCAACGAGCACAAATCATGTTATGTCCGTCCTCTCGTCTACCGCGGTCAGGGCGCACTTGGCGTCAATCCTTACCGGGCATCTATTGAGGTTGCTATTGCCACCTGGGAATGGGGCACCTATCTTGGTGACGACGTTCTTGAAAACGGCGTCGATGTCCGCGTTTCCTCATGGAGTCGCCTGGCCCCGAACACGCTCCCTTCATGGGCAAAAGCCGGAGGCAACTATCTGAACTCCCAGCTTATAAAAATGGAAGCCCTGATGGACGACTATGCAGAGGGACTTGCTCTCGACATCAACGGCTACGTTTCTGAAGGAAGCGGAGAAAATATCTTCGTGGTTCGCGATGGAATCATCTACACCCCGATGTCCGCACAGTCAATCCTGCCAGGATTCACCAGGTTTGCGGTCATGCACATCGCAAAAAAGCTTGGCTACGAAGTCCGTGAATCCCTTATTCCAAGGGAGGCACTTTATGTTGCCGATGAAGTTTTTCTTACCGGAACGGCGGCAGAAATAACCCCGGTCAGAAGTATCGACAAATACCCTGTCGGCAATGAAAAACGTGGACCGGTTACCGAAGTACTGCAACACAACTACCTTAAAATAGTGCAGACCGGTGAAGATCCCTATAACTGGCTTACCTTTATCTGA
- a CDS encoding 6-phosphofructokinase: protein MKKIGILTSGGDCGGLNAVLKGAALMAQSKNLEMYIIPNGYAGLYNLIDQNRLVRLDSERLDRFDASFAGSEAGHSRVKIKAISNPEKYARIKAGMKKFELDALIISGGDDSGSVMIDLNHNGIQCIHAPKTMDLDLQTYSVGGDSTINRIAQFVHDLKTTGKTHNRVLVTEVFGRYAGHTAFRSGIAAEADCILIPEIPVDWNAVYEHLAERFTRRIRESDVHSGTYTIVVAEGMKNADGTDIVDESAGLDAFGHKKLAGAGKYTCQQIQKNMKADPAMPIFMKETGMFVEGIYEIPEVREIHPGHLVRSGNSSAYDINFGFEAGAAAVLLLLDGKTGVTISKVKGRKVEYIESSKAIMQRYVDLEHVAMYEALGICFGRKPVAYDPILREVDGVYERIY, encoded by the coding sequence GTGAAAAAAATCGGAATCCTGACCAGCGGCGGGGATTGCGGAGGACTCAATGCCGTGCTGAAAGGCGCAGCACTGATGGCGCAGTCAAAAAATCTCGAAATGTACATTATTCCAAACGGGTATGCGGGATTGTACAACCTTATCGATCAGAACAGACTTGTCAGACTTGACAGTGAACGTCTTGACAGATTTGACGCAAGTTTTGCCGGTTCCGAAGCTGGCCATTCAAGAGTTAAAATCAAGGCTATCAGCAATCCGGAAAAATATGCCCGCATCAAGGCCGGTATGAAAAAATTCGAGCTTGACGCCCTCATCATCAGCGGCGGAGATGATTCCGGAAGCGTTATGATTGATCTCAACCATAACGGTATTCAGTGTATTCATGCACCAAAAACGATGGACCTTGACCTGCAGACCTATTCGGTTGGCGGTGATTCAACCATCAATCGTATAGCCCAGTTTGTTCACGATCTCAAAACCACGGGAAAAACCCATAACAGGGTGCTGGTAACCGAAGTATTCGGACGATATGCCGGTCACACGGCATTCCGCAGTGGTATTGCCGCAGAAGCCGACTGTATTCTTATACCCGAGATTCCTGTTGACTGGAATGCTGTCTATGAGCATCTTGCAGAACGCTTTACCCGCCGCATCAGAGAAAGCGACGTCCATAGCGGCACCTACACGATCGTTGTAGCAGAAGGAATGAAAAACGCAGATGGCACCGATATTGTTGATGAATCCGCAGGTCTCGATGCATTTGGACACAAAAAACTTGCCGGAGCCGGAAAATATACCTGCCAGCAAATTCAGAAAAACATGAAGGCCGACCCTGCCATGCCGATCTTCATGAAAGAGACCGGCATGTTTGTGGAAGGCATTTATGAAATACCGGAAGTCCGTGAAATCCATCCCGGTCACCTTGTCCGTTCCGGAAACTCGTCAGCCTACGATATCAACTTCGGCTTTGAAGCAGGGGCTGCGGCAGTGCTTCTCCTTCTTGACGGCAAAACAGGCGTGACGATATCAAAAGTCAAGGGTCGCAAAGTAGAATATATCGAATCAAGCAAAGCTATCATGCAGCGCTATGTCGACCTTGAGCATGTCGCCATGTACGAAGCTCTCGGAATATGTTTCGGACGCAAACCCGTTGCCTACGATCCAATCCTCCGCGAAGTTGACGGCGTTTACGAACGCATCTACTGA
- a CDS encoding ABC transporter permease — translation MTLFDQIRIAYVHLKERKRQTMLTALGVAVGSAMLVTTISVARGSSSNVITKVIDTAPHVLVSADRIEPLVPENLIGYSSSRVAMVTRNVTSNDKEVIKNYTEVVENIRKIKGLESISPFVLSKVLARNKSRFTSCIARGVSPPLEADIAGLKKNLIEKNALEELAYTPDGILVGYLLAEKLDAGYHDRIVLVTKNSESYPVTIVGSFSSGFNAKDEREAYVNLALAQRMEGIAANSVSGIGLRTSDVNRASGVAAQVADITGYKSESWDETNRNVIDFYNRNAVITLVLVGFVFVVAGLGVSSVMTTVVLQKVKDIAILRSMGLQRESITRIFMFEGLFIGILGVLIGSPAGHAICHFVSMIRFEASTAGVLKSDRINLVETPEAHLIVIVFGVLIAVISSFSPARKATSYLPVSILRGEVGA, via the coding sequence ATGACACTCTTTGATCAGATCAGAATTGCTTATGTCCATCTCAAAGAGCGCAAAAGGCAGACAATGCTTACTGCTCTCGGAGTTGCTGTTGGTTCGGCGATGCTTGTGACTACTATTTCCGTTGCGCGCGGTTCATCTTCAAACGTTATTACCAAGGTGATTGATACGGCTCCGCATGTTCTGGTCAGCGCTGACAGGATAGAGCCGCTTGTGCCGGAAAATCTCATAGGCTATAGTTCTTCACGAGTCGCAATGGTGACAAGGAATGTCACCTCCAATGACAAGGAGGTCATCAAGAATTACACGGAGGTGGTAGAGAATATCAGAAAAATCAAAGGTCTGGAAAGTATTTCCCCGTTTGTGCTCAGCAAGGTTCTGGCCAGAAACAAATCACGTTTTACTTCCTGTATTGCCCGGGGAGTTTCTCCTCCCCTTGAAGCAGATATTGCCGGGTTGAAAAAGAATCTTATTGAGAAAAATGCTCTTGAGGAGCTTGCTTATACACCGGACGGAATTCTTGTGGGTTATTTGCTTGCTGAAAAACTCGATGCGGGTTACCACGATCGTATTGTGCTGGTAACAAAGAACAGCGAATCATATCCAGTGACGATTGTCGGGAGTTTCAGCAGCGGATTTAATGCCAAGGATGAACGTGAGGCATATGTCAATCTTGCCCTTGCGCAGAGAATGGAAGGCATCGCTGCCAATTCTGTTAGCGGGATTGGTTTGAGAACTTCTGACGTCAATCGTGCTTCAGGCGTCGCTGCCCAGGTTGCCGATATAACCGGGTACAAAAGTGAAAGCTGGGATGAAACAAATCGTAACGTGATCGATTTCTATAACCGTAATGCGGTTATTACCCTTGTTCTTGTTGGTTTTGTTTTTGTTGTCGCCGGTCTCGGAGTCTCTTCCGTGATGACTACGGTGGTACTGCAGAAGGTCAAGGATATTGCTATTCTGCGTTCAATGGGGCTGCAACGCGAGAGCATTACCCGAATATTTATGTTTGAAGGTCTCTTTATCGGTATTCTCGGGGTATTGATAGGAAGTCCGGCAGGGCATGCTATCTGTCATTTTGTCTCGATGATCCGTTTTGAAGCCAGTACTGCCGGCGTGCTGAAAAGCGACCGCATCAATCTTGTTGAAACACCTGAGGCGCATCTTATTGTCATCGTGTTTGGTGTTCTTATTGCCGTAATTTCATCATTCAGCCCGGCAAGAAAGGCGACCAGTTATCTTCCGGTAAGTATTTTGCGCGGCGAGGTCGGCGCTTAG
- the ispF gene encoding 2-C-methyl-D-erythritol 2,4-cyclodiphosphate synthase, whose amino-acid sequence MRTGIGIDVHPFAEGRKLVIGGVEIPSAKGLDGHSDADVLLHAVSDALLGAAALGDIGLHFPNTSQEFKDIDSMILLKHVKKLLDKEGFRIVNIDAMLLLEAPKIASYINEMRKNIARCLGLELNAVSVKATTNEKLGYIGREEGAAAHAVCLIQVKP is encoded by the coding sequence ATGCGCACAGGTATAGGAATCGATGTACATCCGTTTGCAGAAGGACGCAAGCTTGTTATTGGCGGAGTAGAAATACCGTCAGCAAAAGGTCTTGACGGCCACAGCGATGCCGATGTTCTTCTTCATGCCGTCAGTGACGCGCTGCTTGGTGCCGCAGCCCTTGGAGATATTGGTCTGCATTTTCCCAACACCAGCCAGGAATTTAAGGATATCGACAGCATGATTCTTTTGAAGCATGTAAAAAAGCTCCTTGACAAAGAGGGGTTCCGGATTGTAAATATCGATGCCATGCTGCTTCTTGAAGCGCCGAAAATCGCGTCGTACATCAACGAGATGAGAAAGAATATTGCCCGCTGTCTCGGCCTTGAACTCAATGCCGTATCGGTGAAAGCAACAACAAACGAAAAGCTCGGCTACATCGGCAGAGAAGAAGGCGCCGCAGCTCATGCCGTCTGCCTTATTCAGGTAAAGCCCTAA
- a CDS encoding DUF4407 domain-containing protein, whose amino-acid sequence MTFSQLQRFFWICSGTPEHFIEKYPTEHSKYLGIGATIFFTALFAALSGGYALYFVFAGNPFAGLWGLLFGLMWGLAIFNLDRYIVSSINKTSKGLKQFYQASPRLVFAILIALVIARPLELKIFDKEIHDRLKQRYLNDQNEQIKKVQSAFNEKYALELSQIKKYQDEYDLLSADVNRLREELKEEVFGSRTSTTSGVPGYGSYAKNKELVVVAKQTRLEYLAGQLADLHATMNRQKTAEGINNQMMLSETLLDKKAATAGFADRNWALGALAHASDDVSSSSANAILFITLLFIVFECAPLIVKLLSDLGPSDVETKETEKRIIAQLTNTAYFSRNRAIREYRIMGSKIGGRRAKKYLSNKRGWGR is encoded by the coding sequence ATGACTTTTTCTCAACTCCAGCGTTTTTTCTGGATCTGTTCCGGAACTCCTGAACATTTCATAGAAAAGTATCCCACCGAGCACAGTAAATATCTTGGTATCGGAGCGACCATTTTTTTTACGGCACTTTTTGCGGCTCTCTCCGGAGGGTATGCCCTTTATTTCGTTTTTGCCGGGAATCCTTTTGCCGGGCTTTGGGGGTTGTTATTCGGATTGATGTGGGGCCTTGCCATATTCAATCTTGACCGATATATCGTCTCAAGCATCAATAAAACATCGAAAGGGCTGAAGCAGTTTTATCAGGCCTCGCCGAGGCTTGTTTTTGCCATTCTTATTGCTCTGGTTATCGCCAGGCCTCTTGAACTCAAAATATTTGACAAGGAGATTCATGACCGTCTTAAACAGCGTTACCTGAACGATCAGAATGAGCAGATAAAAAAGGTTCAGAGCGCTTTTAATGAAAAGTATGCGCTCGAGTTATCGCAGATAAAAAAGTATCAGGATGAGTATGATCTGTTGAGTGCCGATGTCAATCGGCTGCGCGAAGAACTGAAAGAGGAGGTGTTCGGTTCAAGAACATCCACGACCTCCGGGGTTCCGGGATATGGTTCCTATGCTAAAAACAAGGAGCTTGTTGTCGTTGCCAAACAGACAAGGCTTGAATATCTTGCCGGACAGCTTGCGGATTTGCATGCGACCATGAACCGGCAGAAAACGGCGGAGGGCATCAATAATCAGATGATGCTGAGCGAGACACTGCTTGACAAAAAAGCCGCAACTGCCGGATTTGCAGATAGGAACTGGGCTTTGGGTGCGCTTGCCCATGCATCTGATGATGTCAGCAGCTCATCGGCAAATGCGATTTTATTTATTACGCTGCTGTTTATCGTGTTTGAATGTGCTCCGCTTATCGTTAAACTGCTGAGTGATCTCGGCCCTTCAGATGTGGAGACGAAGGAGACCGAAAAGCGTATTATCGCTCAATTGACCAATACGGCATATTTTTCACGTAATCGCGCTATTCGTGAATACCGGATTATGGGTTCAAAAATCGGAGGCAGGAGAGCAAAAAAATACCTGTCAAACAAACGGGGGTGGGGAAGATAG